ATAGTAATGGCCTCCTGTGTGACCTGCAACTCGACGCTGCTGTGGTCAAGGTTagtgtcatttttttcctcacATAGTTTTGAATCAATGTTTATACCTTAATAATTTCGTGAATTTTTACCGCTTCCCCGTTGACTCAATCCTGTTTTCGTGGAAACAGATCTTGAAGAGAGAAGTATACGTCGAAAATGAACTGATGCCAGCCCCGCTGGCGGCTCGACGTACATGACGCGTCAGTGACGCCGCGCTGGCTGGGACTGAAACCACCTCTGGATGTGGTGTAAAGCCGGCGCGGTGTCACGCGGCGTTCCGCAACGTGAAACAACTCCAGTGGGCTCAGGCCGGCTTGGCAACTGAACTAGAAATTTCGTACTTATTGACGTGATAGCGAacttacgaaaaaaaaaaacgagagaaATGTTTACTTGAAAAGTCAGGCAACTCGAGTCACGAAAATAGGCGGCGTGAAGCCGGGCTATTGTGTAGACAATAGCAGACAATAATATTGCAGGCCTCGGCCATTTGTGTCAGGGTATATCTCAGGTCAAGACGGCTTCAAACTGCAGGCATGAAAGCAGCTCCTTAGCCGGCGCCGGAGCATGTGTACCAGGGGCTtgacttatttatttttttttatttatttattttttttttgggggggggcaagaaaaCTTAACTATGACGTCAATATTAACTGAAATTATACCTCTCATTTATTTACTGTTCTTCTTAGTttatcccacccccccccccactgttTTTCCCTCTTCTTTCACTACTTAAACTTCATAAGGGCGAGATGCTTCCCCGCTGGTAGCAGCGGGGAAGCATCTCGACCGCATTAGGTTCGATCTTACATCatattcttcaaagaaaataatatgagTATTATTGTTTCAAATGTGACTGCATTCTAAAGCCGTCAGTTACACAGTAGGAGTACTCAATAGACTACAACTGTACTGTAAACTAGTCTTGTCACGGATACatatttgataaaaagaaaGTCATTGAACTGCAAGTTCAGGTTTGATATTTATCACGATGGTTGATTTATCTATGTCGGAAAAATGAAgagtgtttggaaataatttgagATTCTTTGTCCCTTATCAacgtttattttcaattttgttatatttgttGGTGGATAATGAAACGTTAAGTtgacaaaataatattctttCCTAGTAGTTTGTTTCCATAATTTCCGTACCAACGCGGCAGTCCAACTTTCCGCCACATAGCGCAAGGTGGTATATAAAATCACATAGGAAACATGTTTGCAGCTTTCACCTATCTGCAGCAATTTTCGTCCGACATGTCAGCTAGATCTTGCAACTTTCCTGAATTTTCACTGGCTGGGAAGCAATGTTTCCGTGGTGACTGTCTGATGAAGCACTGTTTGTCAGACAAAACTTCCAACAAGTCCTTCATGAAACGCTGCCCCTGTCCGCCTACAGGAATGGCATAGTCGAGTCTTCGGCATTGTCTAAAGAAATTTATCCCGAGAAATTTATATCCGAAGTTCCCTTCCACCTGGCCGACAACACTGGCTCCAAATCTTGAACCATGCAGCTCTGCAGTtctgttctaaaaaaaaacaattacagaCAATCACAAATCAGCTTTGAGGATCATGTCTTTGCTGATAAACGACTCTTTCTTCACgaatttgtccaatttttcgcCTGTGAACGAGAGGAGGTGGTATTTCTTTGTCTCGGTCAGGTCCTCGATGCCGAGGTGCCGGTACAGTTGTCGAACCTCTGTATTCCATTCCACCACGCAAGCTTGGATGCAATTGCAGCCTCGGTCGACCGCCATCTACGATCAGAAAATGAAAGGGTAAAAGCACTCGGTTGGTTTTGGAGAATAACAGCAACGAAAATTGCACAGATTAAGCCGGGGTTCATTAAACTCAGATTTACTGTCGCcctatgataatgaaaatgttcTCTTCTAGAATAGAAAGATTATCTTATAGGGATGCTCAGGGCTGAATATATTTATGTGTCAATAAaatgagtaaaattcacaaagcaaagtgctgaaaatttgataaaaatcggataacaaataacaaaattattgaatattaaaggggaataaaacctttggaacaagtaggcttgtgtcgaaacagaaaaatcaaagcataagaacaaagaaagttgaagaaaaattgggcaaataatgagaaagtaatgagcatttgaatattgcaatcactaatgttttggagatcctcctattggcaatgcgacaaggatgtgtgatgtcacatgtgaacaacattctctttgatggactataaaatgccCTCAAAATTTctcttttgctttttcttttggtgctacaaactctttatccttgatgtattcttttaaaaatctgtattacatgccctcctatagaaagaacacatgatctactgatagatgtgataaaagaggcaatttaagtgaaatataattatactaaagtaatggggagagttgttcacaagtgacatcacacataattgtcgcattgccaatttgaggatctccatagcattagtgatcgcaatattcaaatgctcataacttcttcattatttgtccgatttttcttaaactttcgttgatctgtttctttgttccaaaggttccattctcctttaaattccggtgaaacagttctcgGCATGTCTTCTTGAATATCAATTAGGTGGTCTTATCAAAGTATGAACAGAGGGTGGGGCGACTTACTTTGATAACCTTGTGCATGAGAGCCACGCCCAGTCCCATACctgtcagataaaatgaaatatatataacttaatgttaaaaatatcactaatgaaaaaaaaaacgttccatacatttcattttgcctCGTATTCAGACGAAACTTGCATCGCACATTTAtttctatggcccgtattctgaagtcgggtttaacttaaactcaggtttaaagttgtggtttaagtatggatagccacttgttgcataaatcactaacagtagagataccATATTCCAGCTCATTtaactctcaaatcattcatgaattgtctaggaagtataaatagatgattgcctTCACCATctatgaatcaggaaagagcacagtaaacataagaaacatacaacttaataaaaattttgacactctTGGCTTCCCATTATTtgagcacagagttagaccatggtctaagttaaacctgacttcagaatacgggcctatgggTCGATTTCGTtgtaaatgggggggggggtgttcttgCCCCCTATATTCACACCACTGTGTAGCAGCAATATGGATTTTCGCCCCCAGGACGCACGTCgtattcaagaacatagaatgTATTGTCAACTGCCCCTTTTGACAAAGAACAGtcaagaggtctttgtcgaaaattggtgaataacaacgaaagagagagagagataaaaaacaCATCTTGTTTGCGAAGACCTCGCGCCCTGGGGAAGATTACTCTTAAGTGGGGCCGATATCCATTTCGGACCCATTATCGTAAGGACAACCATTCATAATTTAGAAAAGGGTATTATAATATTCGTGAGTATATTTATAATGACCCATTATCGTAATGACAGTTATTCATAATTTCAAAGAAAGGATAATATAATATTTGTAAGTAGTAATTCGtcactttattttacattcaaattacttccaaacaaaaagaataaatacaaacatataAGAAAGAACACCCAGGATTATATGAGGAAAGAGAACAAGCAGGTCATACacaaataacataataataaaattgtattatgCGATGAAATATATTACTATAATTACCTCgaattgtaaatatttaaacaaattaatatgaAATTGTAATAAAGGGCTTCTGTAGGAGAAAAACAAACTCATgcatttgaaaaaaggagaaaagggcccATTAAAGGGCAGCTATTAATAATTTTAGaaaattgtaatgataatattcGTACTGGTATTCATTATGAAGCCATCCAATCGTTATGTAGAAGTCAGATTGTTACTATTCTCTAAAAAAGGGATACTATATAAAAAGGgttattattcataattatactATAAGGGTGAATTTCGCATACTCACGAACCAGTTCCAATACCATGCATGCATTCTAAATGTAGCTACCAAAGCACAATATAATTAAGTGCTTACGTTATTAAGGGAATCCTTATCAATCTCATCATTGTCAGCTTGTGACATTGGTGTACAGCTGGGAGctctgccccccccaaaaaaaaaaataaataaataaataaataaataaataaaaatagacgacaaaaatataaaaagaggaggtaaaaacagaaaaaatggaTGGAACATGATATCATTTGTTAAAAATCATGTCAAATTCCATCAGAGAAtcagatttcaattttaaaaatgccataatttttgCTCGCTCCCGCGCGGCTTTTCATAGATTTTGCCCAATCCGCTAGAattggattcgaacccatgatcTTGGGGGCAGACGCTTTACCGACTGAGCTTGTGTAGCCAGATCTAAATTGTGAATAGCGGTCCTAATGAAAAGGGGGTTATAGTGATttaacccccaccccctctgaGGGGCAACCAATTTGCTCTTGCGACATTTGATCCGTCCTTAATATATCAGAAGGCATAGGGTTaaagttaggattgtaatatagtttttatttatatgtaaaGGTAAgtattagggtttatttagtttcgAAGGTTAGGTCTTATGTTAGACTTTAACGTGCAGACTTTCCaacggagcaattgtcgccggagcgaATGTCACGGAACCATTTTCTCACCTCGATACTCCCTCTCGACGAAGAGATCCTCGAAATAAAGCATCCTTCCATTCCAAGAGCAGAAGCCGTAGAAATACAGGGCGTATCCTACCAACACCGACACCCCGTCATCGCAGAGCTTCTCCAGTACTGCGCACTGGAAGACCGGGTCGGGGCCAAATCCATCTCGGCGAAGATCTAAACAAATCAAGAGATACAAATATGTAAACCATTGAATACTTAATAGCTAACCAAAGATCTAGAAAATCAATAtgtccatccacccatccatattttattgttcgataTGGGCATGAAAAGAAATACTGGGACAATTTGCGTTGCCCAATTGATCGGGGGCCGCTGTGCAGGGCCAGATAAATGAAAAGTATAGATTACAAGGGATTGTTAATGGTAATGTTGTAGCCGAAGGGCTATAAAGATTTTGTAGATAGAATGACAAGATATCGATTACATGAGATTGCTTACTAGAGTTAATAGCCTTCAAAAATTAATAGATAAAATTAGAGCCAAAGAAGATCTATTCAgtttaagaaataaatgaaaagtattgACGACACAGAACTGGTTGATAGTCAACCCAAGGT
This DNA window, taken from Lytechinus variegatus isolate NC3 chromosome 19, Lvar_3.0, whole genome shotgun sequence, encodes the following:
- the LOC121406013 gene encoding thialysine N-epsilon-acetyltransferase-like; translated protein: MVSYKIRNGRIDDCEDVVRLMQKLSAHEGFAGQTKITPDDLRRDGFGPDPVFQCAVLEKLCDDGVSVLVGYALYFYGFCSWNGRMLYFEDLFVEREYRGMGLGVALMHKVIKMAVDRGCNCIQACVVEWNTEVRQLYRHLGIEDLTETKKYHLLSFTGEKLDKFVKKESFISKDMILKADL